Sequence from the Methanoculleus sp. SDB genome:
CGTCACCAAGGTGTATCCCCTCCCTGCCGGTGACGTCACTGCATTGGATGGGATCTCCCTTCGTATCGAAGAGGGAGAGTTCATCGCGATCATGGGACCGTCCGGGTGCGGCAAGTCCACGCTCCTCAACCAGATCGGGAGCCTTGATGTCCCCACGTCCGGAGATCTCCTCATCGACAGGAGAAATATCCGGGAGATGGATGATGTGGAACTGACGACCCTGCGGCTGACCACCATCGGCTACATCTTTCAGAAGTTCAACCTCATCCCCCTCCTCACCGCCTACGAAAACGTCGAGTATCCCTAT
This genomic interval carries:
- a CDS encoding ABC transporter ATP-binding protein, translated to MQNHPVIELDRVTKVYPLPAGDVTALDGISLRIEEGEFIAIMGPSGCGKSTLLNQIGSLDVPTSGDLLIDRRNIREMDDVELTTLRLTTIGYIFQKFNLIPLLTAYENVEYPYILRHRHPDETGHVTRLLASVGIDEALAAHKPPELSGGQQQRVAIARA